In Elaeis guineensis isolate ETL-2024a chromosome 1, EG11, whole genome shotgun sequence, a genomic segment contains:
- the LOC105061245 gene encoding ribose-phosphate pyrophosphokinase 1: MAAMALSSLSLRPEASFLAGGSGIHTASRILTSRVPLSGFMKCGVPTPLRFFKGSLCTALLKNPTMPGLLGTHQEKEIVLKPDTRMRIFSGAANLSLAQEVASYLGLNLGKINIKRFADGEIYVQLQESVRGCDVFLVQPTCPPANENLMELLVMIDACRRASARTITAVIPYFGYARADRKTQGRESIAAKLVANLITEAGADRVLSCDLHSGQAMGYFDIFVDHVFGQPVILDYLASKKISPKDLVVVSPDVGGVARARGLAKKLSDAPLAIVDKRRQGHNISEVMNLIGDVKGMVAVLVDDMIDTAGTITNAAALLQKEGASAVYACCTHAVFSPPAIERLSGGLFQEVIVTNTIPVAEHNYFPQLVVLSVANLLAETIRRVHGDGSVSSIFQ, from the exons ATGGCGGCGATggccctctcctctctttctttgaGACCCGAGGCGTCGTTCCTCGCCGGAGGATCGGGGATTCATACGGCCTCCAGAATCCTAACTTCGAGAGTGCCTCTATCTGGGTTCATG AAGTGTGGGGTGCCAACGCCATTGCGATTTTTTAAGGGAAGCTTGTGCACAGCACTATTGAAAAATCCCACTATGCCTGGGCTCTTGGGAACACATCAAGAGAAGGAAATTGTTCTGAAGCCTGATACAAGAATGAGAATTTTCTCTGGCGCTgcaaatctttcacttgcacaG GAAGTTGCAAGCTACTTGGGTTTGAACCTTGGCAAAATTAATATTAAACGTTTTGCTGATGGGGAGATATACGTGCAACTGCAAGAGAGTGTCAGGGGATGCGATGTTTTCCTTGTGCAACCAACATGCCCCCCAGCAAATGAGAATCTTATGGAGCTTCTGGTAATGATAGATGCATGTAGGAGGGCATCTGCACGAACCATTACAGCTGTCATTCCATATTTTGGATATGCTAGAGCGGATAGAaag ACTCAAGGACGTGAGTCCATTGCTGCCAAACTTGTTGCGAACTTGATCACAGAAGCTGGAGCGGATCGAGTTCTTTCTTGT GATCTCCATTCTGGACAGGCAAtgggatattttgatatttttgtcgATCATGTATTTGGACAg CCTGTAATTCTGGATTACTTGGCTAGTAAGAAAATTTCTCCAAAGGACCTGGTAGTTGTTTCTCCAGATGTGGGAGGGGTTGCACGAGCACGTGGTCTTGCCAAGAAATTATCAGATGCACCTTTAGCTATTGTTGATAAAAGACGTCAAGGACATAATATCTCTGAG GTTATGAACTTGATTGGGGATGTCAAGGGAATGGTTGCTGTTCTGGTAGATGACATGATTGACACTGCTG GAACTATCACCAATGCAGCAGCTTTGTTGCAGAAGGAGGGTGCAAGTGCAGTTTATGCATGCTGCACCCATGCTGTTTTCAG tcctcctgcaattgagaGGCTCTCTGGAGGTCTTTTTCAAGAAGTGATAGTTACAAACACCATTCCAGTTGCCGAACATAATTATTTTCCTCAACTGGTTGTTCTCTCTGTTGCAAACCTTCTTGCTGAGACGATCCGTCGTGTTCATGGTGATGGCTCTGTCAGCAGCATTTTTCAGTAA
- the LOC140856641 gene encoding G-type lectin S-receptor-like serine/threonine-protein kinase LECRK1: protein MAMASESLILCLLLFLFPLSITAQTNGRITLGSSLSTLEENTSRASPSEEFAFGFRCIADTNLYLLATWFDKIPNKTITWYLTPSNTDPTVQTGSEVKLTSDGQLVLSDQKGQEIWSAETKSVSYAAMLDTGNFVLASNGSGYLWQSFDHPSDTLLPGHQSNSLFSHQSDSNYSIGKFQLQMLNGDFVLNPIALPTKNSYDAYWTSPNTQGSGSRLSFDLSGYV from the coding sequence ATGGCCATGGCTTCTGAGTCTCTTATTCTGTGCCTCCTGCTGTTCCTTTTCCCTCTCTCCATCACTGCTCAAACTAACGGCAGAATAACCTTGGGCTCCTCCTTGTCCACCCTTGAAGAAAACACCTCGAGGGCTTCTCCCTCTGAAGAATTTGCCTTTGGCTTTCGCTGTATCGCCGACACGAACCTCTACCTTCTTGCAACGTGGTTCGACAAGATTCCCAACAAAACCATCACTTGGTATCTGACACCGAGCAATACTGATCCAACCGTGCAGACAGGATCTGAAGTCAAGCTCACCAGTGATGGCCAGCTCGTGCTCAGCGACCAAAAAGGCCAGGAGATATGGAGTGCAGAGACGAAAAGCGTCAGCTACGCTGCCATGCTTGACACCGGCAACTTCGTCCTAGCAAGCAACGGTTCAGGTTATCTGTGGCAGAGCTTCGACCACCCCTCAGATACCCTTCTGCCTGGCCATCAAAGCAACTCGCTTTTCTCCCATCAATCGGACTCCAACTATTCTATCGGAAAATTCCAACTTCAGATGCTTAATGGAGATTTCGTGCTTAATCCCATAGCTCTCCCCACCAAAAATAGCTATGATGCTTATTGGACCAGTCCAAACACTCAGGGCTCTGGATCACGCCTCAGCTTCGATCTATCAGGATACGTGTAG
- the LOC105037174 gene encoding G-type lectin S-receptor-like serine/threonine-protein kinase LECRK3, giving the protein MAPPSLFHHFLLPLSLLLAFFSPSHAQAYHNISLGSSLTPLGENSSWLSPSGEFAFGFHPIETNTSFFLLAIWLVKTANKTVVWYANGDQPVQDGATVELTTNGALSLKDDDGQEVWNPGTSNATYAAMLDTGNFVLVSADASVSWQSFANPSDTILPSQVLDLGTNIRSRMMDTDYSSGRFMLSVQADGNLVFYPVAVPSGLQYDPYWSSDTVGNGTNLVFDELGTIYLALNNGTRFNFTSAGIASVGDFYHRATLDSYGVFRQYVYPKNGTQNGSWSEGWNLVDSKPPDICQAIRTETGSGVCGFNSYCKYSNQNLVDCECPPGYSFLDPNRKYKGCQANFPAQSCDADEKALYDFSLLINVDWPLSDYEHFSPIDEDRCRGECLSDCFCAVAIYYQNNGDCWKKKLPLSNGKKGDYVQRRAFIKYAKGNDSQPPPPIPVMVKKDGGHWIWVGSLLLGSSAIVNFVLITAILFLRFCSYNKVRRKLQPGSNMAALSLRSFTYSELEAATNGFSEELGSGAFSRVYRGYLDDEPGTCVAVKKLDNLLPDMDKEFMNEVGSIGRTHHKNLVRLYGFCNEGTERLLVYEFMKNGSLTEFLFGSVRPHWHLRVQIALGIARGLTYLHEECSSQIIHCDIKPQNILLDDNLVARISDFGLAKLLRTDQTRTNTGIRGTRGYVAPEWFKSMGITAKVDVYSFGVMLLEIVCCRKNVEQEVGNEEALILTYWVNDCYRDGMLELVVEGDDEGALDMKRVERFVKVALWCIQEEPSMRPTMQKVTQMLDGATSIPEPPDPSSYISSIQ; this is encoded by the coding sequence ATGGCACCCCCTTCTCTGTTCCACCATTTCCTACTACCTCTCTCCCTGCTACTAGCTTTCTTCAGCCCTTCGCACGCTCAGGCTTACCACAACATAAGCTTGGGCTCCTCCCTGACTCCCTTAGGCGAAAACAGCTCGTGGCTCTCGCCCTCCGGCGAGTTCGCCTTCGGATTTCATCCCATCGAAACCAATACCAGCTTCTTCCTGCTAGCCATCTGGCTCGTGAAGACAGCAAACAAAACCGTAGTCTGGTACGCGAACGGAGACCAACCGGTGCAAGACGGAGCCACGGTGGAGCTGACCACCAACGGAGCGCTCTCGCTCAAAGACGACGACGGCCAGGAGGTGTGGAACCCTGGCACCAGCAATGCCACCTATGCTGCCATGCTCGATACCGGAAACTTCGTGCTCGTAAGCGCAGACGCCTCCGTTAGTTGGCAAAGCTTTGCCAATCCCTCTGACACCATCTTGCCCTCCCAAGTATTGGATCTGGGCACCAATATCCGATCCCGAATGATGGACACGGATTACTCCAGTGGAAGGTTCATGCTCAGCGTCCAAGCCGACGGTAATCTAGTGTTTTATCCCGTGGCCGTTCCATCTGGACTTCAATACGATCCATACTGGTCCAGCGACACTGTTGGAAACGGAACAAATCTCGTCTTCGACGAGCTGGGTACCATTTACTTGGCCCTAAACAACGGCACTCGATTTAATTTTACATCTGCGGGAATAGCTTCAGTAGGTGATTTCTATCACAGGGCAACGCTCGACTCTTATGGGGTCTTCAGGCAGTacgtctatccaaagaatgggACGCAGAATGGGAGCTGGAGCGAAGGCTGGAATCTGGTGGATTCTAAGCCTCCAGACATCTGCCAAGCGATAAGGACGGAGACCGGGAGTGGTGTTTGTGGCTTCAACAGCTACTGCAAATATAGCAACCAAAACCTCGTCGATTGCGAGTGTCCACCCGGGTATTCCTTTTTGGATCCAAACAGGAAGTACAAAGGGTGTCAAGCAAATTTTCCAGCGCAGAGCTGTGACGCAGATGAGAAGGCACTGTATGATTTCTCACTACTTATCAATGTCGACTGGCCTTTATCTGATTACGAGCACTTCAGCCCCATCGATGAGGACCGATGCAGAGGAGAATGCTTAAGCGACTGCTTCTGTGCGGTTGCTATCTATTATCAAAACAACGGGGATTGTTGGAAGAAGAAGCTCCCCCTTTCCAACGGGAAGAAGGGCGATTACGTTCAGAGAAGGGCTTTCATCAAATATGCCAAAGGTAATGACTCCCAGCCTCCACCTCCGATTccagtcatggtgaagaaagacGGAGGGCATTGGATTTGGGTTGGATCCCTGCTTCTAGGAAGCTCTGCTATAGTAAATTTTGTCCTCATCACTGCAATCCTTTTCCTGAGGTTTTGCTCCTATAACAAAGTAAGACGGAAGCTTCAGCCTGGCTCGAACATGGCAGCGCTGAGCCTTCGCTCCTTTACGTACAGTGAGCTTGAAGCAGCCACAAATGGATTCAGTGAGGAACTGGGCAGCGGTGCTTTCAGCAGAGTCTACAGGGGTTACTTAGATGATGAGCCTGGAACCTGTGTTGCAGTTAAGAAACTTGATAACCTTTTGCCAGACATGGATAAGGAATTTATGAACGAAGTTGGAAGCATCGGCCGGACCCACCACAAGAACCTGGTCCGATTGTATGGATTCTGCAACGAAGGAACCGAACGGCTTCTGGTATATGAATTCATGAAAAATGGCTCGTTGACGGAATTCCTCTTTGGAAGTGTCAGGCCACACTGGCACCTGCGAGTCCAGATAGCTCTGGGAATTGCAAGAGGCCTCACGTATTTGCATGAAGAATGCAGCAGCCAAATCATCCATTGTGACATAAAGCCTCAGAACATACTCTTGGACGACAATCTAGTTGCAAGGATATCCGATTTTGGATTGGCAAAGCTTCTGAGGACAGACCAGACTCGAACGAACACCGGAATAAGAGGGACCAGAGGGTATGTTGCACCGGAGTGGTTCAAGAGCATGGGGATCACAGCAAAGGTGGATGTATACAGTTTTGGAGTCATGTTGCTGGAGATCGTGTGTTGCAGGAAGAACGTGGAACAAGAGGTGGGGAACGAGGAGGCACTGATACTGACATACTGGGTTAACGATTGCTACAGGGATGGGATGTTGGAGTTGGTGGTGGAAGGTGATGACGAGGGAGCCCTTGACATGAAGAGGGTGGAAAGGTTTGTCAAGGTGGCCCTTTGGTGCATCCAGGAGGAGCCATCAATGAGACCTACAATGCAAAAGGTGACTCAGATGCTGGACGGAGCAACCTCCATCCCAGAGCCCCCTGATCCTTCCTCCTACATCAGCTCAATCCAGTGA